A stretch of the Medicago truncatula cultivar Jemalong A17 chromosome 5, MtrunA17r5.0-ANR, whole genome shotgun sequence genome encodes the following:
- the LOC11407378 gene encoding uncharacterized protein codes for MASKESLICNHEIPEKAKWDPISTKMLLNICGDEICKTRKPGIAFKNKKWEEIRVEFNNRAKRNHTQKQLKNRMDSLRADWILWKQLMGKETHVELNNHTKTIEANSAWWDAKIRENAKFARFRYQGLEFRDELEHIFGEPKPITSQNAQTPIVGLSIESSDKNIDSNVPQEAIESSGKNIGSNVPQEVMESDDEELNLDDEFIPITNPQSKKKRKTSQDIGETVAKDTTKVGFATSMRKIERFVEATELNNDGIAGPSYVCGKYSIPNCIEVLKNIQGVGLLNDRQFCFALELLRNGQSRVILMSLKDSHNALVNWILYKYDL; via the exons ATGGCTAGCAAAGAAAGCCTTATCTGCAATCATGAAATTCCAGAAAAAGCAAAGTGGGATCCAATTAGTACTAAAATGTTGCTCAACATTTGTGGGGATGAGATTTGTAAAACTAGAAAACCCGGAATTGCATTTAAGAATAAGAAATGGGAAGAAATACGGGTAGAATTTAACAACCGTGCTAAAAGAAACCATACACAAAAGCAATTGAAGAATAGAATGGATAGTTTGAGGGCTGATTGGATTCTATGGAAACAATTGATGGGTAAAGAAACTCATGTGGAATTGAACAACCACACAAAAACTATTGAAGCTAATTCTGCATGGTGGGACGCTAAAATAAGA GAGAATGCAAAATTTGCAAGATTTCGATATCAAGGATTAGAATTTCGTGATGAGTTGGAACACATATTTGGGGAGCCAAAGCCAATCACAAGTCAAAATGCACAGACACCGATTGTGGGATTGTCAATTGAATCTAGTGACAAAAATATTGATTCAAATGTGCCACAAGAAGCTATTGAATCTAGTGGCAAAAATATTGGTTCGAATGTGCCACAAGAAGTTATGGAATCCGATGATGAAGAACTTAATCTTGATGATGAATTTATCCCTATCACTAACCCtcaatcaaaaaagaaaagaaaaacatcacAAGATATAGGGGAGACAGTGGCAAAGGACACAACAAAGGTTGGGTTTGCAACATCTATGAGAAAAATAGAACGATTTGTTGAAGCGACAGAACTTAATAATGATGGTATTGCAGGACCATCTTATGTATGTGGAAAGTACTCAATTCCAAATTGCATTGAAGTCTTGAAAAACATTCAGGGGGTAGGTCTTCTGAATGATAGACAATTTTGCTTTGCTTTAGAATTACTTAGAAATGGCCAAAGTAGGGTCATATTGATGTCCTTAAAAGATTCACATAATGCTTTAGTGAATTGGATTTTGTACAAGTATGACTTGTAG